The genome window TTCTAAATCGGCTCAAGAGGTGTCCAAATTTGCAAGTGTAGCACTTGTAGATATTGATTCCAATGAAATTCAAGTTTATGTCAAGTATTTTGACATTACTTTCATACCTTCAacagttttctttttcaatgcTCATAACATGAAAATGGATTTTGGGAACCCTTCCCcctcttcttattttttaattgttgttattatttatttattgatttttaacaAAACACAAGCTCAGATATTTTGATTGCATGTAACTATTTGAGTACAGGGATTATCTTCCGGGAATGTAATTCTGCATCTattttgagaaattatacattgatgaattttttggtttgttgttataattatttcaGCAACTGAGCTGGATCTCTAAAAAGCCCTTTCTAATATTGCTTAGACCTGTgagtataataaaattaaagggGAATGCTTTTTCatatttcattttagtcttgtaattttctttttgtttgcttagACCTGTGAGTTACCTGTAAAACATGGTAATTGGGCTTCTGGAAGATGAGTGGAACAATTAATTAGATCTCTAGCTCTTGAATCTCAAACAAAGTTTGCATCAAGATCTCCTTTTCATTGGCCTTTCACAAACTTGttacaattttgattttcttccCTAAATTGGTTTGCAGTAATTTCTTTTGCGCTGTTATGGAATTTTATTCTTACAATAGCCTCCGCCACATTGAATTTTTGTATGCAATGGGTGAATCTGTGTAGGTATCATATTGTTGTGAATTTTATCATACATTGCAAATATTTTGATCATGCCCTTGAAGAATGAGAATCCGtttatgaactaaattttaAGCTAAATGTCTTGTATTCTGAAAATGATGTCATGCAGCTAAGAATTTAGGGACTGAAAATATCAGATtcttgtgtttattttctttggttgcCAGACTGCAGATCACACTAAATGCGTTGGCGCATTTCACAAGAAGCAGGATTTTATTGATGTTGTAGAGGTATACGTAGCTCCTCAGAAACTGAATGATTTTAAGGCTGTTAGTTACATAAATTGCTAGTCTTGCCATTGGAGtgaaaattcattttcttttttttatgcttgTGTGAAACTAGTCTGCCATGTTACTGAAACAATTTTAAGCTGCTTCCAATTTCCATTAGCACATGCATAAATGTAATACTTCATTGGTTTTGTTGTGAGTTACCTTGCCTTGCAGTGTCAACAATATCCAGAAgatcttttcctttcaccagTCCTTTGTAGAGTTAATCGTAAGACTAATTCCTCTGTTCTGAATCATGATTTTGCAGCAAAGTTTGTTTAAAGTATTTTCTTTTGAGCAGTAGAGGTGGaatacttgaaattttaaactacaaCTATGGACTTATCAATGGTATCTTGGGTACTAAATCTATGTGGGAAAGACTTTTATCACTTAAAATGATGAGACATGGGGAAAACTTTCTTTTCAGCTGTAGATATTGGATacttgaaaattaaaagttGGAGGTGTTATAGGAGCTAGATTAATATGGGAAAACTTCATTAACTAAATTGGTGAGGCAAGCATCTGCCCTAGCAGTTAATATTTGTTGTGGCATTGGCATATGGCCTACAGCATAACTCTCTCAATAGAAAAAATGTGTTATGTAACAAGAAGTACGCTGCTGTATGGTTGTGTGGAAAGTCTGGTATATCTTTGGGCAACATTGCAGATTTAGTGGTAGCATTTCTTTCTTCACATCTTTATTTAAAACATTGTGTAATAAGCCAAGAAAGTAAAACACTCCCAAAATAATGGACATACAAAATGTGATGGTGACTAAGTTTACTTGGACAAGAAATATTATTCTTTGATCAATTGCAAATCTGGGTCACCTTTAGGAAACATTGCAACTCTATTGTTCtttatacaatatatatataaatatatatatatatatatatatttttttttcctttaaactaTTTGTCATACTAATTTCTCATGTAATACACTCTTTGCTTGTATGAAGGACAATATGTAAATAACTTTCATCTTGTAAATGACTGATGCTTCTAGATGTTTGTATAAATCAAGGATGCATAATGTTTTTTACTGTCTTTACATTCTTGTAGGCCATATATAGTGGGGCCATGAAAGGCAAGCTGATAGTGAGTTGCCCTCTGCCACCAGAGCAAATACCGAAGTATCAATTGTTATACAAGGATGTATAAAAGGTGAATTAGCCTTACACTCGGCAATCAGACAATCATAAGCTCATTGCATGTTGTCCTGTAAGGATGGTTCAGTTAATTTTGTCCACTCATAATTgtctttttttacattttaatctGCAAGAAAAGAAAGGCTAGCAGCAGCACCGAAAACAACTAACAAACCCTCCTGAGAACAGAACTCACATTTGGCAGATTGCCAAAAAGAGAATAGGGGGCTGGAGTTACACTAATACCCCATTTAGCTAAGGCATTGGAAGCTTTGTTGAAGTTGCTGTGAATCCAACAGAATACAGAATTCAGAAGAGCATCTAGCTGACCTGAATAAATTAACTATATGGTGTACAGCTTCCAGGTGAAATCAGAAATAATTGATGAAGCTTTTGACTTGATATTAAGTAATAAAGTCATCCTAAAAAAGTCACTACCAATCTTAgaaccaaacttaaaaaaaaaaaaaaaaaaaaaaaaaattaaattaaaagaaaaaaagttcaatTATATTTGATGACCTAGAATAGATTTCATTATTTGATTCCATAACTAACTTTCTCATCAAGTAGCACAAAATCTGTACTCTATAAGTTCATTATTTGACTTGATATTAAGCTTATCCCACGTTCTTGTAATCCCTACTTTGATATGTTATCATCTTTTTAATTGAATGGAAACTAATTGGCGGCTATGtaactaatattttaaaaaaaaaaaaagtttgcatgAAGTATACGTAACcaatgtatataaatatatatttactatatatCACATATGTGACAATATTCTTCAAGtattttatgaattatgattaaaATTGCACTAATATTTGTTCTTTAATTTACACGAAAAGAccataaaatacaaattaaaaaatattcaaattcataaGGATTAAAATTGATAGGAAAagtcacacatatatatacatgaaaaaTTCCACAAATCATTAATGAAAAACAATCGAAAAGAAGAATTGAAAGCAGAATTATGCAAAGTAAAACTCACATGGGAATTGAACTGGTAAATTTAACTAGAGAAGTTAATGTCCTCAAATCTTGTCCtctattcttctcaaaaattcTTATCCTCTATTGAGATGCATATAGAGATGATATAGAATAATAGAACCAATGTCAATGCCAAGTAAAAATTATTAGTGTCACAAAATTTTGGAAGCAAAACTTCTCACCATGATTGTGGAACTCATGAAAGATGAGAAAGAAGACTTAAAGCTCTCGCAAAATTCATGGTAAGACTTGGACTGGAGTTTCCATCAAGCCCATGTATATTATTAACCGCTAGTGATATACACTCtttgcaattattttattttatttttggtaaaacactttttgtaattttttcaccATTCCACAGCAGCAATTgctctaacttttttttctagctttttttttttttttttttttttttttttttgagaagggcAATTGCTCTAGCTTGGTTTAGtgttatatatacataatacatGGCCATTCCATTTTGCCACACCAATCACTTCTAGTCCTagaaccaatttttattatatgataTAAGATTTAAGATGTGACCTTTAAATGGAGTGACGCTAACAGCAAAGAccatataattttttctaaatttttttctaaaattgctatgatttttttttctcaaattgcTATGAGTTAAGTGGGAATAagtaaataacattatttttatatggagTTTTGAAGGGAGTATTCCAGCATCTCTTTTTTCCCTTCCATCATTGCGAACAATGCTTCTTGGCAACAACCATTTTTCTGGTCAACTCCATGAATTTTCAAATGTTTCTTCCTTCCTGCTGGAAGAACTTGATTTGAGTAGCAACTACTTGGAAGGGCCAATTCCCGTTTCTATCTTTGAACTCCAAGGTCTTCATACCCTATCACTTTCTTCAAACAACTTCAATGGCTCATTCCAGCTTAATGTGATTCAACTGTTGAGAAATCTTACAACTTTGGATCTTTCTTATAACAACTTGTTGATTGAATATAATGGAACTAATTCCTCGTTATCCTCCTTTCCCCAAATTGAGAAATTGGTTTTGGCTTCTAACAGGTTGAAAATATTTCCTGAATTATTGAGAAACCAAGCCAATTTAGTGTATCTAGACCTTTCAGATAACCAAATACATGGGGAGATACCCAACTGGTTTTGGAAACTTCCTAAACTTTCTTTTGTAAATCTCTCATGTAACTACCTTGAGGGACCATTACTCAATCTTTCTTCAAAACCTTTGCTAGACCTTCACTCCAACCGATTCCAGGGGCAACTCCCAACTCCTCTaccattttttaattatctGGACTTGTCAAGGAATAATTTCAACTCTGTTATACCAGTGCTGAACTCGTCATGGAATGACAGCAATCGTAGTAATATTTTCTTATCTCTTTCAAACAATAAATTCCATGGGCAAATCCCTGAATCAATATGCAATGCTACATTTATTGGGGCTCTAGATCTGTCTAATAACTCCATAAATGGAACAATTCCCCATTGCTTCTCTTCAATGAGTAAAAGTTTATGGGTTCTAAATCTAAGGAGAAACAACCTCACTGGCAAAATATCTGATACATTTCCAAGTGATTGTAGTTTACAAACTCTGAATGTCAATAAAAACCTACTAGAAGGTGTGGTACCAAAGTCTCTTGCCAATTGCACACATTTGGAGGTATTGGACATTGGGAACAACCAGATACATGATTCCTTCCCTTGTCACTTGAAGGGCATGTCTAATTTGCGGGTCCTAGTCTTGCAATCGAACAAATTTTATGGATCTGTTGGTTGTGCAGGGCCAAATGTTACTTGGCCGATGCTTCAAATTGTAGACCTAGCCTCTAACAACTTTAGTGGTAAGCTATCAATAAAAGCCTTGGCCAACTCAGATGCAATGATGGTTGATAATGAGGCTCAGTCAGAGCTCAATTACCTCCATTTTCAAGACTATGAATTGTATTATCCAGATGTAATAACTATTACCTTGAAACATGAGGAGATTGAGTTGTTGAAGATTCTTACCATTTTAACTTTAATTGACCTTTCATGCAACAATCTTGAAGGGCCAATACCAGAAGAAATAGGAGTACTCAAATCCTTGAACAGTCTCAACTTGTCGCACGATGCTTTCACAGGCCTAATCCCACCATCTCTGGGAAAATTAAGTAAACTTGAATCACTGGACTTATCAAGCAACAAGCTTATCGGTGAGATCCCTATGCAACTTGCAAATAATCTTACTTTCCTTTCAGTATTAAACCTCTCGTTTAATCAATTGGTTGGGCCAATTCCATACATCAAGCAATTTGCAACATTTTTGGAAACTTCCTTTGAGGGGAACAAAGGATTATGTGGGTCCCCTTTGAAGATAACATGCACCTCTACAAAGCCAAGTTCGCCACCTCCAACATTCGAAGATAGTAACTCAAATTCTCGGCCTTTAATTGACTGGAATTACCTAAGTGTAGAACTGGGATTTGTTTTTGGCTTGGGGATGATCATTTGGCCTCTTGTGTTTTGTAAGAGGTGGAGGATTTGGTATTGCAAACACGCTGATGACATTTTATTCAGGATCTTCCCACAGCTGTACCTTGGAGGAAACCAATACCGAGGAATCCGAGCACATAGGAGTGTGGGGCGGAGGCAGTAGGGATGGCTTTCATTATGAGGAGCAATACATACAGCCATAAATAACtctgttttttctattttgctttCATTATAAGAGCAAAATAAAAGTGTATCCTTGCAATTGGACATGAGCTTTGTCAGGTAAGATGTTTGTACTATTTCATATTTTCAACGAACGTTATTGTAAGATTATGCTAAAATATGCTGTTTTCATATACAACTAGCTTGATATTTTAAtctgcaattatatttatatattttaaaattttctacttCTTTTCGTTTGTCTGAAATTATAACAGGTGCAATTGGACTATGTTTATAGCTTTCAATACAAGGAcgttacttttatttttagatgctAGAGTATTATGCAACTTAAAtagtatttatatataagttaaataaatattttaaatattgaatatattttacaaataaatgaaaaaacttATTGTAAATAGAAAATCATATGTAAAAGCAAAAAGTTAATTTATGTTAATGATAAATGCTTATCATGTATAGGGCCGGTTGAAGCTATAGGCCACTTAGGCAGtggcctaaggcccccactGATAAAGGGGCCcccaaatagtaataatatattatataatattatataatatcccatcaaaaaattgtatagtttgaaaaaaaattgtcttaatcttgaatattttctcACACATGAAACTAATTCCGATATTGATGgcttagatttattttcagaactaaaagttttaaaagaagttttgcaaataaatgaaaactctccaattaatgtactaaattatataaagaggCTAGAATCTTTTTCAAATGCATGTATTGCTTTCAGAATATTACTAACTATACCTGTTGCAGTTGCTTCCGcagaaataagtttttcaaaattaaaattaataaaatcctatttaagatcaactatgtcgcaagaaagattaagtggattagccatattaccaattgaaaaggaaatgttAGTGGAACTTGAATGcgaaaatttaattagtaattttgcctctcaaaaagcaagaaaaataaattttaattgaaaaatatatatgaatttataattaaatataataaaaggccCCATTTAAAGCTTTCGTCTAGGGCCCCCAAATTCATTGAGCCAGCCCTGATCATGTAAGACTaaccttttattaaaaaagcgAAGAATCTTATAGCTTAACAAGCATTTCTTGGTGTTTTCAACAGACATCTAGGATTCAAATTGCCACTTctccattgtaactatcaagttttataaataaataaaaaaaccaaatataggttatagaataattttaaacatatgGTAAAACCCATTTTAAACATTTGAAACCTTTTTGTCAACAAGATGTTTCAAATCATCAAATGGCACCAATTGATACTTCTGCTTAAAATTTAATCATGTACTTGTGAATTAATTGGTGAATTTAATGCTTGCTTAgtggaaaaaatcaaaaaaataattgaaagtaGAATTATGCAAAGTAAAAATCAGAAGGGAATTGAACTGGTGAATTTAACTAGAGAAGTTATTGTTCTCAAATCTTATCCTCTATTGAGATCCACATAAAGATGATATAGAACCAATGAATATGTCAGTGTCCAAGTGAAAAATAATGCAGTGTCACATAATTCTGGAAGCAGAACTTCTCACCATGATTGGGGAAATCATGCAAGATGGACCCCATGAAAGATGAGAAAGAAGACTAAATTAGGCTCTCGAAAAATTCCAATCAAGCCCAGGTAGATTATTGATAGATACTGATATACACTCTTTgccattctattattttatttttggtaaaacactctttgtaattttttttttctccatacCACAACAGCAATTGCTCTAAACTTCTTAGTGTTATATATACATGGCCATTCCACTTTGCCACACCACGACTTCTAGAaccaacttttgttatatgatATAGGTTTAAGATGTGACCTTTAAATGGAGTAATGCTAATTGCAAAGaacatagaattttttataatttttttttctaaaatatgctatgattccccccccccccccaaattgcTATGAGTTAAGTGGTGGGAATACgtatccttctcaaaaaaaaaaaaaaaaaaaaaaaaaaaaaaaaaagaaaaaatttaaaaaaatttaaaaaaaaagtgggaataagtaaataacattatttttatatggagTTTTGACACaatctttataaatataatagtaTATAATACTACTGATTTACAACATGCTATATTGCTATATCTTATAAATTTTTagcaaagttattattattattgatcaGTCAGAAATTTATGGTCGTCATTATGCGAAGATCGTCATTTACCCAAAGAAGACATTACACATTTATTACGATCATTGATGACGAAACGTAACGGATGGAGCAACGGTCACAGAATGAGCTATGAACTTTAGATAAAGATTCTGTAATGCACTAGCCGTTGAGCATAAATACAGTGATTTATTGCCCATTGATTAGGCATTcaactataaaagagaaagcaccagaaacCCAAGGTATGCCCAATTACAAACAAATACTCTACGAAAATCACTCTCCACTCTCCACTCTATTTCTCTCTAACTCTAAGAATCTTTCTCCCTTACTGACTTAAGCATCAAAGGTGGTCTAGCTAACGCCACACTACCGTGTTACTCTTCCACCCAGTTCATTTTGCAAGTTTTCCATCAACGAAGACGACCCCATTCACAGCATCGTCCATTCGCTACGACAAGGAGCTCAACtgttgattttttgcatcattaattattattatttttttcagacCCTTTCTCTCTGTGGCCGAGCTCTGcaccccctctctctctctctctccctctctctctctccctctctccctcattCTCCCTTCCTCCCAAAATTGCTTTCTCTGTCATTGAACTCTCTCTTCACTATAAGGCAAACGCAGCTCCAGCCAGACTCGGGAGAAGAGTGAATTAgagctttcttctttctctctattGACACATTTACGAGGGGATCTTACCACAAACGGTATGAAATTCCTaaacttttcattttaaattgatggaattttattttattaaaaaaaaaaaaaaaaaaactcattttaaacaTTTGAAACCTTTTTGTAAGCAAAATGTATCAACTCATCAAATGGCACCAATTGATACTTTTGCTTTGGGATAAGTTGATTATCTATTTGTCTAAGCTTCAAAGATGTTGTTGCTTAAAATCTTATCATTTACTTGTGAAttaaaatggtgaatttaaagAAGAATTATGCAAAGTAAAacttatttaatgaaaaataatcgaaaaaataattgaaagaagaaTTATGCAAAGTAAAACTTGCATGGAAATTGAACTGGTAAATTTAACTAGAGAAGTTATTGTCCTCAAATCTTATCCTCTATTGAGATGCATATAGATATGATATAGAACCAATGAAATGTCAGTgcccaagtaaaaaaataacacaatgTCATAGAATTTTGGGAGCAAAACTTCTCACCATGATTGTGGAACTCATGAAAGATGAGAAAGAAGGCTTCAAGCTCTCGCAAAATTCACGGTTAGACTTGGACTGGAGCTCCCATCAAGCCTAGGTAGATTATTGACAGCTAGTGATATACACTCTTTgccattcttttattttatttttggtaaaccattctttgtaattttttctccAAACCAAAACTGCAACTTCTCTAACTTGGTTTAGTGTATTGCAGTTGTATATACATGGCGGCATGGCCATTCCACTTTGCCACACCATGATTTCTAAAaccaattcttttttcttttcttttcttttctttttttgataagattcTAAAACCAATTCTTAATTTAAGAATTGGTTTTAGAAGTCATAATGTAGTATGATATGAAATTCTTATCATAACCTAAAAAGAAGAGCTactatgtttataatatttttataacaaatcacagtggttagttgttattagttataatttgaatttactaTTGAAACGATTTTTTTGTTCCACCAATAATAACCCGTAATAACCTGCCACTTacgatttgttatgaaagtattgtgaaattCTTATCCTATATCATATTATAAGAATTTCTTATCATATGATATAAGATTTAAGATGTGACCCTTAAATGGAGTAATGCCAATGGTTAAGaacatagaattttttataaatttttttttttctaaaattgctatgatttttttttccaaattgctgattttttattttttattttttttttggagtagaAGATTGCTATGAGTTTAGGGGaaataacattaaaattttttttgagaaactagtaagaaaaataataatagagtaTCATTTTTATACGGAGTTTTGACACAATCTttacaaatattataaatataatacttttttttttttgttttgaaaatggaccatatattattcaattaagCAGTAGCAAAAGAGTCCGCATACAAAGCCTCAATGGCAGGGGCTGGTTGTTCTTCCAACCATACATAGTCCTCACTTAATTGTCTTGCAAACCTGGCCAAAGAATGGGCCACTCCATTCGCACTACGCCGTACACAACTAGCTGATACACTCCGAAATCTCATAGCCAAGCAACGAGCATCTTCATATATATATCCCAGCCATGAGTTGACGGGTTTGACTGCTGTCAAGTCGTTCATAACCGTGGCATTATCTCCCTCCACCACAACATCTTGGAAGCCCGCCTCCACAGCAAATTCCAAGGCCTTCCGGCATGCCAAAATCTCCGCTTCTTCACTATTTGCAACTGGAGGGCCCTTTGCTGACAACGCCGCCATCACTTCACCCATACTGTTCCTTATAACCGAGCCAAAACCCGACGACTCCGTATCCATGAAGACAGCCGCATCAAAGTTCAACTTAAACAGAGTACCTGGAGGTGGACACCACAATTGCACAACCTCCCTGGACGCATGGATAGCCAACTGATCCCGTGAAGCTTTAAAATCCTCTATCAACTCAGAAGCCCGAGTGGTGATTCTTGATGGGTCTTGGGCTTTCCCTCCATGCAGCAACATATTTCGCTGGTGCCAAATTAGCCAGCAGTGAACCCAGAAAAGCTCAAATTCTTCCACGGACAATCTGTGACACAAGTATTCAAGCAGCTGCAAAAACTCCCTTTGCTCCGTGCACACTTTTTGCAATCTGCCTGGAGCAACTGCCCACACGTCTTGTGTTGCACCGCACTCCCAAAGCACATGAAGAACTGATTTGGGAGCTTGGTTACATCGCTCAATAAACTCATCTTGAGCCACTTTCCTGCGAAACAAATTCTCACGTGTAGGCAGAATGTTTTGGCAAGCTTTCCATGCAAATACACGTATCTTATTCGGCACTTTCATCTTCCATACATATTTCCAGATATGAGAACCACCCGCATCCTTTGAGCACTCCCCCAAATCCTTCTCCTGCTTTAGAATCAGCCTAGCTATCTGATACCCCGACTTCACCGTGTACTCTCCATTCTTGGTGTGAAGCCAAAATAACACATCTGACACCACCTTGTTACTCAATGGAATACAAAGAATTGCATCAGCATCTTCCTTATGAAAgacagcaacaataagctcccTATCCCAAGCTTTAACCCTCCAATCAATAAGCTCGGACACTCTCCATTCCCACTCATCCACCCGGGGTGGGTGAAGCACTCTATGTGTAGGATGATTGGGAATCCAGCTATCCATGGTTACCCGAATAGAGGACCCGTTGCCTACCCTCCAACAACCTCCTTTCCTTAGAATTGGTTGGGCTGCTAATAAACTTTTCCAAACATAAGAACTATTCGGTAAATCCGTAGCTTCTAGGAAGGAACCCCGTGGAAAATATTTAGCTTTAAAGCACTTATACACCAAAGACTCTTGTTGTTGAAGTAATCTCCATCCTTGTTTGGCCAACATGGCTAAATTGAAGCTGTGTAGGTCTCTAAAGCCCATTCCTCCCTCCTTTTTCGGTTGAGCCAACACACTCCACTtcttccaatgaattttcctttcattgtcaatctgcccccaccaaaatctaGCACACATAGCATTTAGTTCCTCACAAAGCTTCATAGGTAGTTGAAAAACCCCCATAGTGTAAGTGGGGATGGATTGAGCCACCGCTTTGATCAAAATCTCCTTACCTGCTCTTGAGAGTAATTTACCCTTCCACCCTTGGATTTTTTTCCACACTCTATCTTTTAGAAATGAGAATGTTTGGTATTTTGCCCGGCCAACCAAAGTAGGTAACCCCAAATAGGATTCAAACCTTTCCACCTCCTTTACCCCTAACAACTCCTTAATCCGTTGTCTTCGCTCCTCCTCCACATTACTACTAAAATAGACCAAGGATTTATCCATATTAATGCATTGTCCAGAGGATTCAGCATATAATTGTAATAACTCCAGAATAGTTCTCACCTCATCATGAGTAGCTTGGCAGAACAAGAGAAAGTCATCAACGAATAAAAGATGAGAAATGGATGGCGCCCTTCTACAAATTGAAACACCATGAAGCTTCCCCTCCTCTTCTGCTTTAGTAATCAAGGAAGTAAATCCCTCAGCACACAAAAGGAACAAGTATGGGGATAACGGGTCACCTTGGCGAAGCCCCCTAGTTGGGACAATATTTCCATAAGCTTTGCCATTTATGTGAACAGAGAAGTAAGGAGTAGTTACACAACTCATTACTCTGTCAACCCATGTATCAGGAAACCCCAGTTTGGACATGATGCCCCTAAGGAAAGACCATTCAACACGATCATATGCCTTACTGACATCCAGTTTCAGGGCTAAAGCGCCTTTTTTCCCATTCTTCTTACAGTGCATAGCATGGAGAGTTTCATATGCCACAAGGACATTATCAGAGATGAGACGACCAGGGACAAAAGCACTTTGGGAAGTAGAAATCACATGAGGGAGAATCTGCTTCAACCTGTTAGCCAAcacttttgaaataattttgtaaataacattacatagGCTAATAGGTCTATAATCTGATATCTTTTCCGGTGAATTAACTTTTGGAGTGAGCACAATATGAGTATAGTTTATTTCGAGTACCATAATTCCGgaatttagaaaatcaagtgCAACAGCAGTGACATCATTACCAACAATATGccaaattttttgataaaacaaaGCATTCATACCGTCGGGTCCAGGAGCCTTAGTTGGTCCTATTTGGAACAACGCTGCCTTAATTTCCTCCGCACTGTATTCTCTGGACAAAATCTCCTGCATATCCATCGTCACCTTTTGGGGAACTACACTTAGACACTCCTCCATCCGGCTACAATCACCTGCTTCAAAAATAGTCTcaaaataatttgttataacACCGGCAATATCCTCAATTTCCTCCACCC of Quercus lobata isolate SW786 chromosome 8, ValleyOak3.0 Primary Assembly, whole genome shotgun sequence contains these proteins:
- the LOC115956487 gene encoding receptor like protein 26-like; protein product: MLLGNNHFSGQLHEFSNVSSFLLEELDLSSNYLEGPIPVSIFELQGLHTLSLSSNNFNGSFQLNVIQLLRNLTTLDLSYNNLLIEYNGTNSSLSSFPQIEKLVLASNRLKIFPELLRNQANLVYLDLSDNQIHGEIPNWFWKLPKLSFVNLSCNYLEGPLLNLSSKPLLDLHSNRFQGQLPTPLPFFNYLDLSRNNFNSVIPVLNSSWNDSNRSNIFLSLSNNKFHGQIPESICNATFIGALDLSNNSINGTIPHCFSSMSKSLWVLNLRRNNLTGKISDTFPSDCSLQTLNVNKNLLEGVVPKSLANCTHLEVLDIGNNQIHDSFPCHLKGMSNLRVLVLQSNKFYGSVGCAGPNVTWPMLQIVDLASNNFSGKLSIKALANSDAMMVDNEAQSELNYLHFQDYELYYPDVITITLKHEEIELLKILTILTLIDLSCNNLEGPIPEEIGVLKSLNSLNLSHDAFTGLIPPSLGKLSKLESLDLSSNKLIGEIPMQLANNLTFLSVLNLSFNQLVGPIPYIKQFATFLETSFEGNKGLCGSPLKITCTSTKPSSPPPTFEDSNSNSRPLIDWNYLSVELGFVFGLGMIIWPLVFCKRWRIWYCKHADDILFRIFPQLYLGGNQYRGIRAHRSVGRRQ